Proteins encoded within one genomic window of Bemisia tabaci chromosome 2, PGI_BMITA_v3:
- the LOC109040134 gene encoding uncharacterized protein isoform X1 — MISIKCEDIFVTVKESVTNMEGSHGSEGEGATPLMYACQQERPEDVRALLRSKPKCALERDRTLKTALHYCAENSSPICAELVLERAAELPGGHELLDAADEDGYTALHLVVIAGNSALLRFLISRRADVNKLDNERHSIVHWATVCGEVEALEIVLGAGANPSTPDIHGGYPVHYAAQMCGPSSEMGGDPRLGLAVLRLLLRHGVSVHVQDQDGRQPILWAASAGSADAILALVKAGANVEVDDKDGLTALHCAASRGHTECLETLVSLCGADIDVIDSNGCTALFYAVTLGHADATEFLLSNGSHPNRQDRKGRTPAHCGAAKGQMETVRKLGAHGADLWVRNVKGDYPLHEAVAAGRGSLVQWLLGARPEAINAPNNDGRCPLHVAAINNNVEMCKIILDHQGLVNPVMRTARGQLMTPLDAALHKGNRACAKYLQLHGGVPASKLTSHSAALRGPHRAESISDQMNTPDNLTVPALPRGAKSLSSSPVVLDTKSRTVQVRIREDVRHRRQSEYPSGDERRRRKRRVRHSRNSDNSSDLETKELEDTRRRRSKTKNRSRKGSRGKHKEGDEEDGRHSESSYSSSEESSGSDQDSQTGNQSRRKTSVSIERRTTESKTDQNNATKSANFEVKIKTDESSDARKSQPETGKTTGNQAPEVRKQTSRKSTKEETKVVKKEVVERTGDTEKSEKKETKTKTTKSEKTEKKETVNGEHQATDRPESEVAAAETGNAVPEITEGESSRVEPEDAASIEDAVTRQVVTAEVHQEHEENGQRAETKDSGEEKELVLQPEVQNSDVGNGEGTSQNNTTATEIVSKLEESKRETSETKREKRSTFEGTEYGTKNDENGEKFYENSTKEEVVEVFGQKVDIDTNYTKDERPRDESKPNVVSGEIEFGQVERTPADQTASNEQSDASERLGKDDVESERERAFSIVPDLQKRRESQSFRVLSDEDAESSQPVDSGFEPSPRRHKSTERGKSRIKRGKSTISQSQKKDKEKERDDEEEPNINVVSVTQAVQNSVRKYHLERRIFNELLELKRLQIRAGKSNEQVMVKRLVDEYKKAGLIVGLRQYDGAYSFKHFERYLYDQLRLLQSSDKKLIPRIKSSDNLDKLTAALRRTRAGKTILENIPDNPMLCTHCTHRCYHTTHAYTGIPCAAYIAKMNHHQMPKPTTVGRRNGFLPQIEGGKKQRSQEAGTDIAKYLRNVDPTRPVTLELSHGPERQVISLPTEKLDKNKRYYVTFTIKGGADSEKDENKHHHSSSM, encoded by the exons ATGATTTCGATCAAATGTGAGGATATTTTTGTAACTGTGAAAGAG AGCGTGACTAATATGGAGGGAAGTCATGGTTCAGAGGGCGAAGGAGCGACTCCTCTTATGTATGCATGCCAGCAAGAAAGACCAGAGGATGTGAGGGCCCTGCTAAGGAGCAAG CCGAAGTGCGCCCTGGAGCGAGACCGGACGCTGAAGACGGCTCTGCACTACTGCGCGGAGAACAGCTCCCCGATCTGCGCGGAGTTGGTGCTGGAGCGGGCTGCTGAGCTCCCCGGTGGACACGAGCTCCTGGATGCTGCCGACGAGGACGGCTACACGGCCCTCCATCTGGTCGTCATCGCTGGGAACTCAGCCCTCCTACGCTTCCTCATCTCTCGTCGGGCTGACGTCAACAAACTCGACAACGAGCGACACTCCATCGTCCACTGGGCAACAG tgtgtgggGAGGTGGAAGCGCTGGAGATCGTCCTGGGAGCCGGGGCAAATCCCTCGACCCCTGACATCCACGGCGGGTACCCCGTCCACTACGCGGCTCAGATGTGCGGGCCGAGCTCCGAGATGGGCGGCGACCCCCGGCTTGGTTTGGCTGTCCTCCGGCTTCTCTTGAGACACGGTGTCAGTGTCCACGTCCAAGATCAAGATGGCAGACAGCCCATACTTTGGGCCGCTAGTGCAG gAAGTGCCGATGCAATTTTAGCCCTGGTTAAAGCTGGAGCCAACGTTGAAGTTGATGACAAGGACGGACTCACAG CATTACATTGTGCCGCGAGCAGAGGTCACACGGAGTGCCTTGAAACGCTGGTCTCTCTGTGCGGGGCGGATATCGATGTAATTGACAGCAACGGGTGCACTGCTCTCTTCTACGCCGTCACCTTGGGACACGCCGACGCCACCGAGTTCCTCCTCAGCAACGGATCCCACCCCAACCGACAGGACCGCAAAGGCAGAAc CCCAGCTCATTGCGGAGCTGCCAAGGGTCAGATGGAGACGGTGCGGAAGCTAGGTGCGCATGGGGCTGACCTATGGGTGCGCAACGTGAAGGGAGACTACCCGCTCCATGAGGCCGTGGCCGCCGGCAGGGGGAGTCTTGTCCAGTGGCTCCTGGGTGCCCGCCCTGAGGCCATCAACGCCCCCAACAACGACGGCCGATGCCCCCTACATGTCGCTGCCATTAACAACAACGTCGAAATGTGTAAG ATAATTTTGGACCATCAAGGATTGGTGAACCCAGTGATGAGAACAGCACGGGGCCAGCTGATGACACCACTGGACGCAGCTCTGCATAAAGGCAATCGTGCCTGTGCCAAATATCTCCAACTTCACGGAGGCGTTCCTGCAAGCAAACTCACCAGCCATTCAGCGGCATTGCGTGGACCTCACAG GGCAGAATCGATTTCGGACCAAATGAATACGCCAGATAATCTCACAGTACCTGCTTTACCCCGAGGAGCAAAATCCTTATCTTCCAGTCCAGTAGTTTTAGATACAAAAAGTCGAACAGTTCAG gTTAGAATTAGAGAAGACGTTAGACATAGGCGACAATCCGAATATCCCAGCGGAGATGAGCGTAGGCGAAGGAAACGTAGAGTTAGGCATTCAAGAAATTCAGACAACAGTTCGGACCTAGAAACGAAAGAATTAGAGGATACTAGAAGACGAcgaagtaaaacaaaaaatagaagTAGGAAAGGAAGCAGAGGCAAACACAAAGAAGGTGATGAAGAGGATGGGAGGCATAGCGAGAGTAGTTACAGCAGCAGCGAAGAGTCTAGCGGAAGTGACCAAGATTCACAAACCGGAAATCAATCTAGGAGGAAAACAAGCGTAAGCATCGAGAGGCGAACCACAGAGAGCAAAACAGACCAGAACAACGCAACTAAAAGTGCCAACTTCGAAGTTAAAATCAAAACGGACGAATCGTCGGACGCGCGGAAGAGTCAACCGGAAACGGGGAAAACAACCGGAAACCAAGCACCGGAAGTGCGGAAACAGACGAGCCGGAAGAGCACGAAAGAGGAAACGAAAGTCGTGAAGAAGGAAGTGGTGGAGCGGACTGGTGATACGGAGAAGTCAGAAAAGAAGGAGACGAAAACGAAAACGACCAAGTCCGAGAAAACGGAAAAGAAAGAAACGGTGAACGGCGAGCATCAGGCTACGGATCGACCGGAATCGGAAGTGGCGGCTGCTGAAACCGGAAACGCGGTGCCGGAGATAACGGAAGGTGAAAGTTCAAGGGTTGAACCTGAGGATGCGGCCTCCATAGAGGACGCGGTGACCCGGCAAGTGGTCACCGCTGAGGTCCACCAGGAACACGAGGAAAATGGCCAAAGAGCCGAAACAAAAGACagcggggaagaaaaagagCTAGTCCTCCAGCCGGAAGTGCAAAATTCGGACGTCGGAAACGGCGAAGGTACTAGCCAGAACAACACAACTGCAACGGAGATCGTTTCAAAACTCGAGGAGTCCAAGCGAGAAACTTCAGAAACGAAACGTGAAAAGCGGTCCACGTTCGAGGGTACGGAGTACGGCACAAAAAACGACGAGAACGGTGAAAAATTCTACGAGAACTCGACGAAAGAGGAGGTCGTGGAGGTCTTCGGGCAGAAGGTAGACATCGACACGAATTACACGAAGGACGAGAGACCCAGAGACGAATCCAAGCCCAACGTTGTCTCCGGCGAGATCGAGTTCGGGCAAGTGGAAAGGACCCCGGCCGACCAAACGGCGAGCAACGAGCAGAGCGATGCGAGCGAGAGGTTAGGAAAGGATGATGTCGAGTCCGAACGCGAGAGGGCGTTCTCGATCGTCCCGGATTTGCAGAAGAGGCGGGAGTCGCAGAGCTTCCGGGTGCTCTCGGATGAAGATGCTGAGTCGTCCCAGCCTGTTGATTCCGGCTTCGAGCCCTCGCCTAGGAGGCATAAGTCGACGGAGAGAG GCAAGTCGCGAATTAAAAGGGGGAAAAGCACGATCTCGCAAAGTCAAAAGAAAGATAAGGAAAAGGAGAGGGACGACGAGGAAGAGCCGAATATTAATGTGGTCTCGGTGACGCAAGCTGTACAAAATAGCGTAAGAAA GTATCATTTGGAGAGGCGAATATTCAATGAGCTTTTGGAACTCAAGCGATTGCAAATTCGAGCAGGGAAAAGTAATGAGCAAGTGATGGTGAAGCGGTTAGTTGATGAGTACAAAAAGGCTGGTCTGATCGTCGGTTTGAGGCAGTATGACGGGGCTTATTCTTTCAAACACTTCGAGCGGTATCTCTATG ACCAGTTACGGCTTCTGCAGTCATCAGACAAGAAGCTGATACCCCGGATTAAGTCTTCAGATAACCTCGACAAATTAACTGCAGCCCTTAGAAGAACGAGAGCAGGCAAAACAATCTTAGAAAATATCCCCGACAACCCCATGCTATGCACTCATTGCACACACCGCTGTTACCACACCACGCATGCGTACACCGGAATCCCATGCGCTGCCTACA TTGCGAAGATGAATCACCACCAGATGCCAAAACCGACAACGGTGGGACGGAGAAACGGATTTTTGCCGCAAATCGAAGGCGGGAAAAAGCAGCGGTCGCAGGAAGCC
- the LOC109040134 gene encoding uncharacterized protein isoform X2, whose protein sequence is MEGSHGSEGEGATPLMYACQQERPEDVRALLRSKPKCALERDRTLKTALHYCAENSSPICAELVLERAAELPGGHELLDAADEDGYTALHLVVIAGNSALLRFLISRRADVNKLDNERHSIVHWATVCGEVEALEIVLGAGANPSTPDIHGGYPVHYAAQMCGPSSEMGGDPRLGLAVLRLLLRHGVSVHVQDQDGRQPILWAASAGSADAILALVKAGANVEVDDKDGLTALHCAASRGHTECLETLVSLCGADIDVIDSNGCTALFYAVTLGHADATEFLLSNGSHPNRQDRKGRTPAHCGAAKGQMETVRKLGAHGADLWVRNVKGDYPLHEAVAAGRGSLVQWLLGARPEAINAPNNDGRCPLHVAAINNNVEMCKIILDHQGLVNPVMRTARGQLMTPLDAALHKGNRACAKYLQLHGGVPASKLTSHSAALRGPHRAESISDQMNTPDNLTVPALPRGAKSLSSSPVVLDTKSRTVQVRIREDVRHRRQSEYPSGDERRRRKRRVRHSRNSDNSSDLETKELEDTRRRRSKTKNRSRKGSRGKHKEGDEEDGRHSESSYSSSEESSGSDQDSQTGNQSRRKTSVSIERRTTESKTDQNNATKSANFEVKIKTDESSDARKSQPETGKTTGNQAPEVRKQTSRKSTKEETKVVKKEVVERTGDTEKSEKKETKTKTTKSEKTEKKETVNGEHQATDRPESEVAAAETGNAVPEITEGESSRVEPEDAASIEDAVTRQVVTAEVHQEHEENGQRAETKDSGEEKELVLQPEVQNSDVGNGEGTSQNNTTATEIVSKLEESKRETSETKREKRSTFEGTEYGTKNDENGEKFYENSTKEEVVEVFGQKVDIDTNYTKDERPRDESKPNVVSGEIEFGQVERTPADQTASNEQSDASERLGKDDVESERERAFSIVPDLQKRRESQSFRVLSDEDAESSQPVDSGFEPSPRRHKSTERGKSRIKRGKSTISQSQKKDKEKERDDEEEPNINVVSVTQAVQNSVRKYHLERRIFNELLELKRLQIRAGKSNEQVMVKRLVDEYKKAGLIVGLRQYDGAYSFKHFERYLYDQLRLLQSSDKKLIPRIKSSDNLDKLTAALRRTRAGKTILENIPDNPMLCTHCTHRCYHTTHAYTGIPCAAYIAKMNHHQMPKPTTVGRRNGFLPQIEGGKKQRSQEAGTDIAKYLRNVDPTRPVTLELSHGPERQVISLPTEKLDKNKRYYVTFTIKGGADSEKDENKHHHSSSM, encoded by the exons ATGGAGGGAAGTCATGGTTCAGAGGGCGAAGGAGCGACTCCTCTTATGTATGCATGCCAGCAAGAAAGACCAGAGGATGTGAGGGCCCTGCTAAGGAGCAAG CCGAAGTGCGCCCTGGAGCGAGACCGGACGCTGAAGACGGCTCTGCACTACTGCGCGGAGAACAGCTCCCCGATCTGCGCGGAGTTGGTGCTGGAGCGGGCTGCTGAGCTCCCCGGTGGACACGAGCTCCTGGATGCTGCCGACGAGGACGGCTACACGGCCCTCCATCTGGTCGTCATCGCTGGGAACTCAGCCCTCCTACGCTTCCTCATCTCTCGTCGGGCTGACGTCAACAAACTCGACAACGAGCGACACTCCATCGTCCACTGGGCAACAG tgtgtgggGAGGTGGAAGCGCTGGAGATCGTCCTGGGAGCCGGGGCAAATCCCTCGACCCCTGACATCCACGGCGGGTACCCCGTCCACTACGCGGCTCAGATGTGCGGGCCGAGCTCCGAGATGGGCGGCGACCCCCGGCTTGGTTTGGCTGTCCTCCGGCTTCTCTTGAGACACGGTGTCAGTGTCCACGTCCAAGATCAAGATGGCAGACAGCCCATACTTTGGGCCGCTAGTGCAG gAAGTGCCGATGCAATTTTAGCCCTGGTTAAAGCTGGAGCCAACGTTGAAGTTGATGACAAGGACGGACTCACAG CATTACATTGTGCCGCGAGCAGAGGTCACACGGAGTGCCTTGAAACGCTGGTCTCTCTGTGCGGGGCGGATATCGATGTAATTGACAGCAACGGGTGCACTGCTCTCTTCTACGCCGTCACCTTGGGACACGCCGACGCCACCGAGTTCCTCCTCAGCAACGGATCCCACCCCAACCGACAGGACCGCAAAGGCAGAAc CCCAGCTCATTGCGGAGCTGCCAAGGGTCAGATGGAGACGGTGCGGAAGCTAGGTGCGCATGGGGCTGACCTATGGGTGCGCAACGTGAAGGGAGACTACCCGCTCCATGAGGCCGTGGCCGCCGGCAGGGGGAGTCTTGTCCAGTGGCTCCTGGGTGCCCGCCCTGAGGCCATCAACGCCCCCAACAACGACGGCCGATGCCCCCTACATGTCGCTGCCATTAACAACAACGTCGAAATGTGTAAG ATAATTTTGGACCATCAAGGATTGGTGAACCCAGTGATGAGAACAGCACGGGGCCAGCTGATGACACCACTGGACGCAGCTCTGCATAAAGGCAATCGTGCCTGTGCCAAATATCTCCAACTTCACGGAGGCGTTCCTGCAAGCAAACTCACCAGCCATTCAGCGGCATTGCGTGGACCTCACAG GGCAGAATCGATTTCGGACCAAATGAATACGCCAGATAATCTCACAGTACCTGCTTTACCCCGAGGAGCAAAATCCTTATCTTCCAGTCCAGTAGTTTTAGATACAAAAAGTCGAACAGTTCAG gTTAGAATTAGAGAAGACGTTAGACATAGGCGACAATCCGAATATCCCAGCGGAGATGAGCGTAGGCGAAGGAAACGTAGAGTTAGGCATTCAAGAAATTCAGACAACAGTTCGGACCTAGAAACGAAAGAATTAGAGGATACTAGAAGACGAcgaagtaaaacaaaaaatagaagTAGGAAAGGAAGCAGAGGCAAACACAAAGAAGGTGATGAAGAGGATGGGAGGCATAGCGAGAGTAGTTACAGCAGCAGCGAAGAGTCTAGCGGAAGTGACCAAGATTCACAAACCGGAAATCAATCTAGGAGGAAAACAAGCGTAAGCATCGAGAGGCGAACCACAGAGAGCAAAACAGACCAGAACAACGCAACTAAAAGTGCCAACTTCGAAGTTAAAATCAAAACGGACGAATCGTCGGACGCGCGGAAGAGTCAACCGGAAACGGGGAAAACAACCGGAAACCAAGCACCGGAAGTGCGGAAACAGACGAGCCGGAAGAGCACGAAAGAGGAAACGAAAGTCGTGAAGAAGGAAGTGGTGGAGCGGACTGGTGATACGGAGAAGTCAGAAAAGAAGGAGACGAAAACGAAAACGACCAAGTCCGAGAAAACGGAAAAGAAAGAAACGGTGAACGGCGAGCATCAGGCTACGGATCGACCGGAATCGGAAGTGGCGGCTGCTGAAACCGGAAACGCGGTGCCGGAGATAACGGAAGGTGAAAGTTCAAGGGTTGAACCTGAGGATGCGGCCTCCATAGAGGACGCGGTGACCCGGCAAGTGGTCACCGCTGAGGTCCACCAGGAACACGAGGAAAATGGCCAAAGAGCCGAAACAAAAGACagcggggaagaaaaagagCTAGTCCTCCAGCCGGAAGTGCAAAATTCGGACGTCGGAAACGGCGAAGGTACTAGCCAGAACAACACAACTGCAACGGAGATCGTTTCAAAACTCGAGGAGTCCAAGCGAGAAACTTCAGAAACGAAACGTGAAAAGCGGTCCACGTTCGAGGGTACGGAGTACGGCACAAAAAACGACGAGAACGGTGAAAAATTCTACGAGAACTCGACGAAAGAGGAGGTCGTGGAGGTCTTCGGGCAGAAGGTAGACATCGACACGAATTACACGAAGGACGAGAGACCCAGAGACGAATCCAAGCCCAACGTTGTCTCCGGCGAGATCGAGTTCGGGCAAGTGGAAAGGACCCCGGCCGACCAAACGGCGAGCAACGAGCAGAGCGATGCGAGCGAGAGGTTAGGAAAGGATGATGTCGAGTCCGAACGCGAGAGGGCGTTCTCGATCGTCCCGGATTTGCAGAAGAGGCGGGAGTCGCAGAGCTTCCGGGTGCTCTCGGATGAAGATGCTGAGTCGTCCCAGCCTGTTGATTCCGGCTTCGAGCCCTCGCCTAGGAGGCATAAGTCGACGGAGAGAG GCAAGTCGCGAATTAAAAGGGGGAAAAGCACGATCTCGCAAAGTCAAAAGAAAGATAAGGAAAAGGAGAGGGACGACGAGGAAGAGCCGAATATTAATGTGGTCTCGGTGACGCAAGCTGTACAAAATAGCGTAAGAAA GTATCATTTGGAGAGGCGAATATTCAATGAGCTTTTGGAACTCAAGCGATTGCAAATTCGAGCAGGGAAAAGTAATGAGCAAGTGATGGTGAAGCGGTTAGTTGATGAGTACAAAAAGGCTGGTCTGATCGTCGGTTTGAGGCAGTATGACGGGGCTTATTCTTTCAAACACTTCGAGCGGTATCTCTATG ACCAGTTACGGCTTCTGCAGTCATCAGACAAGAAGCTGATACCCCGGATTAAGTCTTCAGATAACCTCGACAAATTAACTGCAGCCCTTAGAAGAACGAGAGCAGGCAAAACAATCTTAGAAAATATCCCCGACAACCCCATGCTATGCACTCATTGCACACACCGCTGTTACCACACCACGCATGCGTACACCGGAATCCCATGCGCTGCCTACA TTGCGAAGATGAATCACCACCAGATGCCAAAACCGACAACGGTGGGACGGAGAAACGGATTTTTGCCGCAAATCGAAGGCGGGAAAAAGCAGCGGTCGCAGGAAGCC